The Deltaproteobacteria bacterium genome includes a region encoding these proteins:
- the pstC gene encoding phosphate ABC transporter permease subunit PstC, translated as MSFMSEAFLKLDRVKLAHFEESVVKKLLLGCALFCIVVTIGIVFLLFEEAIGFFAQVPLSDFLLGTNWAPMFEPRSFGVLPLICGTFWVTLGAALIGLPTGLGIGLFLNDFAPSWIRNLVKPVLEILAGIPTVVYGYFALTVITPWLQGLLPSVEVFNAASAAIVVGLMVLPMVASLCDDAIKSVPRAVKEAGFALGATKSEVALQVTIPSALSGIVASFILAISRAFGETMAVTLAAGSTPKLTLNPFESVQTLTAYIVQVSTGDTPQGSIEYKSIFAVGLLLLVVSLLFNMLAFYLVKKYRTVGE; from the coding sequence ATGAGTTTTATGTCTGAGGCATTTCTGAAGTTAGATAGAGTAAAACTAGCGCACTTCGAAGAGTCAGTTGTCAAAAAACTGCTCCTCGGATGTGCGCTCTTCTGTATCGTTGTCACCATTGGGATTGTCTTCTTGCTGTTTGAGGAGGCCATCGGCTTTTTCGCGCAGGTGCCGCTTTCCGATTTCTTGCTGGGCACCAACTGGGCGCCCATGTTCGAGCCGCGTAGTTTTGGCGTTTTGCCGCTTATTTGTGGCACCTTTTGGGTGACGTTAGGGGCGGCTTTAATAGGTTTACCGACTGGACTCGGGATTGGGCTATTTCTCAATGACTTTGCGCCTAGTTGGATCCGCAATTTAGTGAAGCCGGTTCTGGAGATATTGGCTGGTATACCAACGGTGGTGTACGGATATTTTGCTTTGACTGTGATCACACCTTGGTTGCAGGGACTTCTGCCCAGTGTGGAGGTATTTAATGCGGCGAGTGCAGCCATCGTTGTAGGGCTTATGGTGCTGCCCATGGTGGCATCACTTTGTGATGATGCTATCAAGTCGGTACCGCGTGCGGTTAAGGAAGCTGGTTTTGCCTTGGGCGCAACCAAGTCTGAGGTGGCTCTCCAAGTCACCATACCTTCGGCCCTGTCCGGGATTGTTGCCTCTTTTATTTTGGCGATCTCTAGGGCGTTTGGCGAGACCATGGCCGTCACTTTGGCTGCTGGATCGACGCCCAAATTGACTTTGAATCCGTTTGAGAGCGTCCAAACCCTCACAGCCTATATTGTGCAAGTGAGCACGGGGGATACACCTCAGGGTAGCATCGAGTATAAGTCGATTTTTGCTGTCGGCCTGTTACTTCTTGTCGTCAGTTTGCTCTTTAACATGCTGGCATTTTATCTCGTTAAAAAATACCGGACTGTGGGTGAATGA
- the pstB gene encoding phosphate ABC transporter ATP-binding protein, which translates to MGERRPFEPSPPYAIEARDVNIAYGARRAVLDVTLKVPEHTIVALIGPSGCGKSTLLRSINRMNDFVTGAKVSGEILFRGHNIYEPAADPVLIRRQIGMVFQKPNPFPTSIRKNITWGPKINGFQGNYDELVETSLRRAALWDEVAGKLDESGLALSGGQQQRLCIARAIAMDPDVILMDEPCSALDPSSTLKIENLLLELKDRFTIIIVTHNMQQARRVSDYTAFMYQGELIEYGPTDEVFETPRQELTRDYVSGRFG; encoded by the coding sequence ATGGGCGAGCGGAGACCGTTTGAGCCAAGTCCGCCGTATGCGATCGAGGCCCGAGACGTGAACATAGCCTATGGGGCGCGACGTGCCGTGCTCGATGTGACTTTAAAGGTACCCGAGCACACCATTGTAGCGCTGATTGGGCCATCTGGTTGCGGCAAGAGTACGCTGCTGCGAAGCATCAACCGCATGAACGATTTCGTGACCGGCGCTAAAGTTTCTGGGGAAATCCTCTTCCGTGGTCACAATATTTATGAACCCGCGGCTGATCCTGTTTTGATTCGACGCCAAATTGGCATGGTGTTTCAGAAGCCAAACCCCTTCCCAACTTCAATTCGTAAAAATATCACTTGGGGCCCAAAAATTAATGGTTTTCAGGGCAACTACGATGAGTTGGTTGAGACCTCGCTGCGCCGTGCGGCCTTGTGGGACGAAGTTGCAGGCAAATTGGATGAGAGTGGCTTAGCGTTGTCAGGTGGACAGCAGCAACGTCTTTGCATTGCGCGAGCCATTGCAATGGACCCCGACGTTATTCTCATGGATGAACCGTGTTCCGCCTTGGATCCCTCATCAACTCTCAAGATTGAGAACTTGCTATTAGAGCTCAAGGATCGGTTTACGATCATTATAGTGACGCATAACATGCAGCAGGCCCGACGTGTATCGGATTACACCGCATTTATGTATCAGGGTGAATTGATCGAATACGGGCCAACGGACGAGGTTTTTGAAACTCCAAGGCAAGAGTTGACGCGTGATTATGTGTCAGGTCGCTTTGGGTAG
- the pstA gene encoding phosphate ABC transporter permease PstA: MTDYELTQGSASIGSPPINGVATQSRQVPLESRQWRPRRTRRKYVGYMFLLLTLAATLLGVAALYVLLESVISQGWARLSWDFISNFPSRIASRAGIKAALFGSIYLTGLVAVIAIPVGVGAAVYLEEFAADTKWRRVIDINIANLAGVPSIVYGMLGLMLFVRICAFGHSLLAGACTMSLLILPVIIVTAREALKTVPNGVRLAALGLGATKWQTIRAHVLPTALPGILTGVILSLSRAVGETAPLLMIGALSYMAFVPESPMDDFTVLPIQIFNWSSRPQDEFRVAAAAGILVLLAILLTVNSCAIFMRMRFQRKMQW, translated from the coding sequence ATGACTGACTATGAACTAACCCAGGGATCCGCATCGATAGGTAGTCCGCCAATCAATGGTGTCGCCACCCAGTCGCGGCAAGTTCCTTTAGAGTCAAGACAATGGCGCCCTCGCAGAACGCGGCGTAAATATGTCGGTTACATGTTCCTTTTGCTGACTCTAGCCGCCACTCTTTTGGGGGTAGCGGCCTTATACGTACTACTCGAGTCCGTGATCAGCCAGGGCTGGGCGCGACTCAGTTGGGATTTTATCAGTAATTTCCCTTCGCGCATTGCTAGCCGCGCCGGTATCAAAGCCGCATTATTCGGCTCAATTTATCTAACAGGATTAGTGGCAGTCATCGCCATTCCTGTAGGGGTGGGTGCCGCGGTCTATTTGGAAGAATTTGCTGCTGACACTAAATGGCGGCGTGTCATTGATATCAATATAGCCAACCTTGCCGGTGTGCCCTCCATAGTTTATGGGATGCTTGGCCTCATGCTTTTCGTCAGAATTTGTGCTTTTGGCCACAGTCTGCTGGCCGGAGCATGCACCATGAGTCTTCTGATCCTACCTGTCATCATCGTTACGGCGCGAGAGGCGCTCAAAACGGTGCCAAATGGTGTCAGATTGGCTGCACTCGGACTCGGAGCGACTAAATGGCAGACCATCAGAGCTCATGTGTTGCCGACTGCCTTGCCGGGCATTCTCACTGGTGTGATCCTCTCCCTGTCTCGAGCTGTCGGTGAGACCGCGCCTTTACTTATGATTGGTGCTCTGAGCTATATGGCATTTGTGCCAGAGTCACCTATGGATGATTTCACGGTATTGCCAATTCAAATTTTCAACTGGTCGTCGCGCCCTCAAGATGAGTTTCGCGTCGCGGCAGCTGCTGGGATATTGGTGCTGCTTGCGATTCTGCTGACGGTCAATTCATGCGCTATTTTCATGCGCATGCGCTTTCAAAGGAAGATGCAATGGTAA
- a CDS encoding HAMP domain-containing protein, whose translation MPRLSAFRSRFFWKNYSAFAVLFLGTTLLVSGIVFIKVRTSLRATIQDNLKEKLELIVPEAQRLLSEGTANPSQFLAVLGKASHTRITLIKEGGDVVADSEFDVAHMENHWGRPEVQLALTSDYGWAERRSGTAQQRVTYVAKAVFDVVGQRVGIARISLSTDRIDYEMRDLLLTLAAVTAVGALLALGLGWTLAQRVSIPIWEMVQVAEAMRGGKYSERVRTITHDEVGRLGDTLNRLGSELTSKISELQRLETVRRDFVANVSHEIKTPLTSIKGYVETLLSGAVQDPVNSLRFLEKIERNAERLTNLVQDLLSLAKIEATEGSLKLQAIDWSEVVTSVLARNEDAMQKKHLRIKAEIPASPVRVMGDREAMTQVVDNLLTNAIKYTPEGGKIVVSLASRGIWGKLTVSDTGIGIPAEHLHRIFERFYRVDKARSRDLGGTGLGLSIVKHLISAMGGEVHVESVVGTGSTFSVRLRGDN comes from the coding sequence ATGCCGCGACTAAGCGCATTTAGATCGCGCTTCTTTTGGAAGAACTATTCGGCTTTTGCCGTGCTGTTTTTGGGTACCACGCTACTGGTTAGCGGTATAGTGTTTATCAAGGTCCGCACGAGCCTACGAGCGACCATTCAGGACAACCTGAAGGAGAAGCTCGAACTCATAGTGCCAGAAGCACAGCGGCTTTTAAGTGAGGGCACTGCTAATCCTTCTCAGTTTCTTGCCGTGTTGGGCAAGGCATCGCACACGCGAATTACTTTGATTAAAGAGGGTGGTGACGTCGTAGCCGACTCTGAATTCGATGTGGCGCACATGGAGAACCATTGGGGACGACCAGAGGTGCAACTCGCTCTCACTAGTGACTATGGATGGGCGGAACGTCGCAGTGGCACTGCCCAGCAACGAGTCACTTACGTTGCTAAGGCAGTATTTGATGTCGTTGGTCAAAGGGTAGGTATTGCCAGGATCTCGCTCAGTACTGATCGGATTGACTATGAGATGCGCGACTTGTTACTCACACTCGCTGCAGTGACGGCAGTCGGTGCTTTGCTTGCCCTAGGACTTGGCTGGACTCTGGCGCAAAGGGTTTCGATCCCAATTTGGGAAATGGTGCAGGTTGCTGAGGCTATGCGAGGCGGCAAGTATTCCGAAAGGGTTCGTACCATTACCCATGATGAGGTCGGTCGGCTCGGGGACACCCTTAATCGTCTCGGTTCAGAGCTGACGAGCAAAATTAGTGAGCTACAGAGACTTGAGACTGTCCGCCGCGATTTCGTCGCCAATGTATCGCATGAGATTAAAACTCCACTCACCTCAATTAAGGGATACGTCGAAACTCTGCTTAGTGGGGCTGTGCAAGACCCCGTCAATAGTCTGCGATTTTTAGAGAAAATCGAACGTAACGCCGAGCGTTTGACTAATCTCGTGCAGGATCTCTTGAGTTTAGCCAAGATCGAGGCGACTGAGGGCTCGCTCAAGCTTCAAGCTATAGATTGGAGCGAGGTCGTAACATCGGTTCTGGCTCGCAACGAGGATGCTATGCAGAAGAAGCATCTGCGCATAAAAGCTGAGATTCCGGCGTCCCCCGTTAGGGTCATGGGTGACCGCGAGGCTATGACCCAAGTTGTCGATAACCTTTTGACGAATGCTATCAAGTATACGCCCGAGGGTGGGAAAATTGTTGTTTCTCTCGCCAGTCGGGGCATTTGGGGCAAACTCACCGTGTCGGATACCGGGATTGGCATTCCCGCTGAGCATCTCCATAGAATCTTTGAAAGATTCTATAGGGTTGATAAAGCTCGGTCGAGGGATCTTGGAGGCACAGGGCTTGGACTCTCAATAGTCAAGCACCTGATTTCTGCTATGGGTGGTGAGGTTCATGTGGAAAGTGTGGTAGGAACTGGAAGCACCTTTTCCGTGCGTTTGCGCGGTGATAACTAG
- a CDS encoding PstS family phosphate ABC transporter substrate-binding protein, translating into MLSKPRLFLASATIIAAAPAFAAGLSGTVKVDGSSTVYAISEAVAEEFRGVEKDIRVTIGAAGTGAGYKKFCAGELDLAGGSRPIKSDEVDKCKAAKVDLIELPVALDGLTIVVNPKNTFVKSLSFEQLKKIWEPGSKVKTWKDVDASWPNQPIKLFGPSSEHGTFDYFTEVVVGKAKSSRNDYSAASDTNTLVSGVAGEPNALGYFGYGYFEEAKTKIRAVPISKDGKAPAVVPSNALIENGSYPLSRLLFVTVNKSSAQRPEVDRFVAFYLQNASEIAKSVGYTALPGSKLEQSKAKYKARKVGAWQESAH; encoded by the coding sequence ATGCTGAGTAAGCCTAGATTATTCCTCGCCTCTGCTACGATCATCGCTGCAGCTCCTGCATTCGCTGCTGGACTGAGCGGTACGGTTAAGGTTGATGGGTCATCGACGGTGTATGCCATTAGCGAAGCCGTTGCTGAGGAGTTTCGCGGCGTCGAGAAGGACATTCGCGTCACTATTGGTGCGGCAGGCACTGGTGCTGGTTATAAAAAGTTTTGCGCAGGTGAGCTTGACCTTGCCGGTGGATCGCGTCCCATCAAAAGTGACGAGGTCGATAAATGCAAGGCTGCCAAGGTGGACCTGATTGAGCTGCCAGTGGCGCTTGATGGGCTTACCATTGTTGTGAATCCCAAGAATACTTTTGTGAAGTCACTGTCTTTTGAGCAGCTCAAGAAGATTTGGGAGCCGGGGTCTAAGGTGAAAACATGGAAGGATGTAGATGCCTCCTGGCCGAATCAGCCCATCAAATTATTCGGCCCAAGCTCGGAGCATGGCACCTTTGACTATTTCACCGAAGTGGTTGTCGGTAAGGCTAAGTCCTCTCGTAACGATTACAGTGCTGCCTCTGACACCAACACTCTGGTTAGTGGCGTCGCTGGTGAGCCGAATGCTCTTGGGTACTTCGGGTACGGTTACTTCGAGGAAGCCAAGACTAAAATAAGAGCGGTTCCGATATCTAAAGATGGTAAAGCGCCAGCAGTTGTTCCGAGCAACGCCTTGATCGAAAACGGTAGCTACCCTCTGTCGCGTCTACTCTTCGTAACGGTAAACAAATCCTCTGCGCAGAGGCCAGAAGTTGATCGGTTTGTTGCATTTTACCTGCAGAACGCAAGTGAGATTGCCAAATCTGTAGGCTACACGGCGCTGCCTGGCTCCAAGCTGGAGCAGTCTAAAGCTAAATACAAGGCCCGCAAGGTGGGTGCTTGGCAGGAGTCGGCTCACTGA
- a CDS encoding tetratricopeptide repeat protein — protein sequence MAQIVVVKGIVPFTCQGVILLRKLLSVTLLLALAAAVFYQVQRGGLIWQDPESLTSAGIELGSQGDAQAQTLKQLWQPELHHRFAPVPATVWQGVARLSGSKDLDTKLHTLSLGVHLFNVILLFFLLNTFVQSEWAAFLASALFAVHPIQTEAVAYLSAFAILLGGTFSLLAISQFVHHALALRHGHKSSKGRRFYWFGTLCLILAVLCHPAYVVIPGVAATMLRLLPKQTTLYVAKPSSWRIGLWWAIVVPAAVWEIFSQETESLRQLLPFWSRLVVSGDTLVFYMAKFLMPINIGPDYGRSPMTVMTHWWSYVLWLLPVGLYLLAAPRRGSQQSWYQAAVVIFVTLLLPVSGLVYFSAQANSTVANQYAYLALMAPALGLAFFISKSRRAFASLVIVGLIGTCAWLSKRDISQWRSDDSLWPFALNVSPGSPIAHLMLGNRAFKAGDSSAAREHYRAALSSHLIDASVYSNLADIERLQGTPEQAAAYYTKALQLNPGLRGVHRYLGEVHLAKGAKDKALVEFQEAVKENPKDFESLRQLGILFAHNQQFDLAIPYLTQVVDQGQKSPETAEAQALLGKALFNTNQPDLALNHLRQALEIFPNHGEANRQLGDIYFAKGLLNESKTCYERVLTYGQPSFEVYKNLGVIHTGRKEHAKAMSYLSSALTLKKNDAEILKNIGVSQFNLRQYREAQQSFNRALGINPNLAEPYYYLGDMARWQRKDADAIRFYQAAIKNDPTFGDAYYRLGNLYMKREQVADALALFQVGLKNIPNDPKLTYALRQASQPKQKDKVEI from the coding sequence ATGGCCCAAATTGTGGTAGTAAAAGGCATCGTTCCATTTACATGCCAGGGGGTGATTCTCTTGCGCAAGCTTCTATCTGTGACTCTATTGCTTGCTTTGGCGGCGGCCGTATTTTACCAAGTGCAAAGAGGGGGGCTGATTTGGCAAGATCCTGAGTCTCTCACCTCTGCAGGCATTGAACTTGGATCGCAAGGTGATGCCCAGGCCCAAACGCTGAAACAGTTGTGGCAACCGGAATTGCACCACCGTTTTGCCCCTGTGCCAGCCACGGTATGGCAGGGTGTAGCACGTCTTTCCGGATCTAAAGATTTAGATACCAAGCTGCATACGCTCAGTCTCGGTGTTCACCTATTCAATGTGATCTTGCTCTTTTTCCTTTTGAACACCTTTGTACAGAGTGAATGGGCGGCATTCCTTGCGAGTGCGTTGTTTGCGGTGCATCCGATTCAAACCGAAGCTGTGGCTTATTTAAGTGCGTTTGCAATTTTATTGGGAGGCACTTTTTCTCTACTGGCGATCAGCCAGTTCGTGCACCATGCCCTTGCTTTACGTCATGGTCATAAAAGTTCAAAGGGGCGGCGTTTCTATTGGTTCGGGACCCTGTGTCTGATCCTAGCGGTTCTTTGTCACCCCGCTTATGTTGTGATTCCGGGTGTAGCTGCAACCATGTTGCGACTTCTGCCCAAACAAACAACTCTTTACGTGGCCAAACCGAGCTCGTGGCGTATCGGACTTTGGTGGGCTATTGTTGTGCCGGCTGCTGTTTGGGAGATATTTTCGCAGGAGACCGAGAGTCTTCGTCAGTTGCTGCCATTTTGGAGTCGGCTGGTGGTCTCCGGTGATACCTTGGTTTTCTATATGGCCAAATTCCTAATGCCGATCAACATCGGGCCCGATTATGGGCGCTCACCAATGACCGTGATGACACATTGGTGGTCTTATGTTTTATGGCTACTTCCAGTCGGGCTTTACCTACTAGCAGCACCTCGTCGCGGTAGTCAGCAGAGCTGGTACCAGGCAGCGGTGGTGATCTTTGTCACGTTGTTGCTACCGGTGTCTGGCTTAGTTTATTTTTCTGCTCAAGCAAACTCTACTGTTGCCAACCAATATGCATATTTAGCACTGATGGCTCCGGCGCTCGGCTTAGCTTTCTTCATATCTAAGTCCCGTCGTGCCTTTGCTTCGCTAGTGATCGTGGGTTTGATTGGAACGTGCGCTTGGTTGAGCAAGAGAGACATTTCTCAGTGGCGTAGCGATGATTCACTTTGGCCATTCGCTTTAAATGTGAGTCCCGGTAGTCCCATAGCACACCTCATGCTCGGGAATCGAGCTTTCAAGGCTGGTGACTCAAGTGCGGCGCGAGAACACTACCGCGCCGCGTTATCGTCCCATCTGATCGATGCGTCGGTTTACTCAAATCTTGCCGACATCGAGAGACTGCAGGGGACGCCAGAGCAAGCCGCTGCCTATTACACGAAGGCTCTGCAATTAAACCCTGGGCTGCGTGGTGTTCATAGGTACCTCGGTGAAGTACACCTGGCTAAGGGTGCAAAGGATAAAGCTCTTGTTGAATTTCAAGAGGCTGTTAAAGAAAACCCCAAGGACTTCGAATCGCTTAGACAGTTGGGTATACTTTTCGCCCATAATCAGCAATTTGACCTAGCGATCCCTTACTTGACCCAAGTAGTAGATCAAGGACAAAAATCACCAGAGACGGCTGAGGCTCAAGCTTTACTCGGTAAAGCGCTTTTTAACACCAATCAACCCGACCTTGCGTTGAACCACCTGCGTCAGGCTTTGGAGATTTTTCCCAATCACGGTGAGGCTAACCGGCAGCTCGGTGATATTTATTTTGCAAAAGGCCTGCTCAACGAGTCAAAGACTTGTTACGAGCGTGTGCTTACTTACGGACAGCCATCTTTTGAAGTTTATAAAAATCTTGGGGTTATCCATACGGGCCGCAAAGAACATGCCAAGGCGATGAGTTACTTGAGTTCTGCACTTACACTTAAGAAAAATGATGCTGAGATACTCAAGAATATCGGCGTCAGTCAGTTTAATCTCCGGCAGTATCGGGAGGCCCAGCAGAGTTTCAATAGGGCACTGGGGATTAATCCAAATTTAGCGGAGCCCTATTATTATCTCGGCGATATGGCTCGCTGGCAGAGGAAGGATGCAGACGCTATTCGTTTTTATCAGGCCGCGATAAAGAACGATCCCACCTTCGGCGATGCCTATTATAGACTTGGTAACCTCTACATGAAGCGTGAGCAAGTGGCCGATGCGTTGGCTTTATTTCAGGTTGGATTGAAAAACATTCCTAATGATCCAAAGCTCACTTATGCCCTCAGACAGGCAAGTCAGCCGAAGCAGAAAGATAAGGTCGAGATCTAG
- a CDS encoding M48 family metallopeptidase, with product MKRHLVHRLGLGHKLAVVLAVFCGTWVAVSCVTTEETNRRRLAPLPDAYMNQLGLSAYTELKASEPIERSNELNQMLRTVAIRVADASGKKFDWDFTLFNSKEVNAFCLPGGKVGVYTGILPVAKTNAGLAAILGHEIGHAVARHSGERMSQEILVSGVLVSVQKLLGDSQTKPYVMAALGLGAKFGVVLPYSRAQETEADTIGLKYMVRAGYDPNEAVTLWERMAALGGAPPEMLSSHPDPLRRAAALRAEIPRVLDENSTKNRVSTEIIRL from the coding sequence TTGAAGCGTCACTTAGTGCACCGTCTAGGACTCGGTCACAAATTGGCTGTTGTGCTAGCAGTTTTCTGTGGCACTTGGGTAGCGGTCTCATGCGTAACGACAGAGGAAACCAACCGACGTCGTTTGGCTCCGCTGCCGGATGCTTACATGAATCAACTAGGGCTCAGTGCATACACAGAGTTGAAGGCTAGTGAGCCGATTGAGCGTAGCAACGAGCTCAACCAAATGCTGCGGACTGTGGCCATTAGGGTTGCTGATGCTAGTGGCAAGAAGTTTGATTGGGATTTCACGCTTTTCAACAGCAAAGAGGTCAACGCTTTTTGTTTGCCTGGCGGAAAGGTCGGGGTCTATACGGGTATCCTTCCCGTTGCAAAGACCAATGCTGGATTGGCAGCAATTTTGGGCCATGAAATTGGTCATGCAGTTGCGCGTCATTCCGGCGAGCGTATGAGCCAGGAGATATTGGTCAGTGGAGTTCTGGTCTCGGTACAAAAGCTCCTTGGTGATTCTCAGACAAAGCCTTACGTGATGGCTGCGCTTGGTTTAGGTGCCAAGTTTGGTGTCGTGTTACCTTATAGCCGAGCACAAGAAACGGAGGCCGACACCATAGGCCTGAAATATATGGTTCGTGCTGGATATGATCCGAACGAGGCGGTCACATTATGGGAGCGCATGGCAGCATTAGGCGGTGCACCTCCAGAAATGTTGAGCAGTCATCCAGATCCACTGCGCAGGGCAGCAGCGCTTAGAGCAGAGATACCGCGTGTTCTAGACGAAAACTCGACCAAGAATCGAGTGAGTACAGAAATCATCCGCCTGTGA
- a CDS encoding response regulator transcription factor: MNNERILLIEDDSDISELVQYNLEREGFKVYTSADGEAGFNLARQVRPDLIILDLMLPSLDGLSVCRRLRTDSLTKDTRIVMLTAKGEESDVVVGLEMGADDYVTKPFSPRELVARIRAVLRRPSPESRGEDQPDDRLTVGPVTIDAARHEAYCHGQPLALTLAEYRLLATLISRPGIVFTREQLIEKFTGGETFVIDRNVDVHIRAIRKKLGDEAEFIMTVRGVGYKCRD, encoded by the coding sequence ATGAATAATGAGCGCATTCTGCTCATCGAAGACGACTCCGATATTTCCGAACTAGTTCAATACAATCTCGAGCGGGAAGGATTTAAAGTATACACGAGCGCTGACGGCGAGGCTGGATTTAATCTGGCGCGTCAAGTGCGTCCTGATTTGATCATCCTAGACCTCATGCTGCCGAGTCTCGATGGTTTGAGCGTTTGTCGCCGTCTTCGGACTGACAGTCTGACTAAAGACACGCGTATCGTTATGCTCACGGCCAAGGGCGAGGAGAGCGATGTCGTGGTCGGGCTTGAGATGGGTGCCGATGATTACGTGACGAAGCCGTTTAGTCCGCGGGAATTGGTCGCGCGAATACGTGCGGTTTTACGTCGTCCTTCACCCGAAAGCCGTGGCGAGGATCAGCCTGATGACAGATTGACGGTCGGGCCGGTCACCATTGATGCCGCCAGACACGAGGCATACTGCCACGGGCAACCTTTGGCTCTGACTCTAGCCGAGTACCGTTTGCTGGCTACCCTGATCTCACGCCCTGGAATCGTTTTTACTCGGGAACAGTTGATTGAGAAGTTTACCGGTGGCGAAACCTTCGTCATCGATCGTAACGTCGACGTCCACATCAGAGCTATTCGTAAAAAACTTGGTGACGAAGCGGAATTTATTATGACTGTGCGCGGAGTTGGCTACAAATGCCGCGACTAA